From one Luteolibacter sp. SL250 genomic stretch:
- the nrdR gene encoding transcriptional regulator NrdR, with protein sequence MRCVQCGSLKDKVLDSRSSKDGTSIRRRRECLNCTYRYTTYEQIERTELRVVKRDGTREALNREKLMGGLIKACEKRPVSMDRLDRAVEEILTDLHKDHVSEVPSHIIGSKVMDKLHQIDPVAYVRYVSVYRQFEDVNEFIQEIQSLSRRATRDTMQRRLPL encoded by the coding sequence ATGCGTTGCGTTCAATGCGGTTCTCTCAAAGACAAAGTCCTCGACTCCCGGTCGTCGAAGGATGGCACGTCGATCCGCCGCCGCCGCGAGTGCCTGAACTGCACCTACCGCTACACGACCTACGAACAGATCGAACGGACGGAGCTGCGGGTCGTGAAACGCGACGGCACCCGCGAAGCCCTCAACCGCGAGAAGCTGATGGGTGGCCTGATCAAAGCCTGCGAAAAGCGCCCCGTTTCCATGGACCGGCTGGACCGCGCCGTGGAGGAGATCCTGACCGACCTGCACAAGGACCACGTGAGCGAGGTGCCGTCCCACATCATCGGTTCCAAGGTGATGGACAAGCTGCACCAGATCGATCCCGTGGCCTACGTGCGCTACGTTTCGGTCTACCGCCAGTTCGAGGATGTGAACGAGTTCATCCAGGAAATCCAGTCCCTCTCCCGTCGCGCGACACGTGACACCATGCAACGCCGTCTCCCCCTCTGA
- a CDS encoding TonB-dependent receptor gives MRVSGTTSMKISRFLMFIPAAFLVPSVASAQTTPEAPELGEITVSASRLGESASDLAQPVTVLEGRDLLLNLEATLGETLATQPGVRSTYFGPASSRPVIRGLDGDRIRVLQNGLNTIDASATSFDHAVSFDPVSVSKIEVVRGPATVLFGPNAIGGVVNVTDNRIPSERIGEWVRGSVGTRASSADNGIASDFELEGGVGGFAWHLEGYKRNIEELEIPGYARSKRFRDANPGAPENDERGTLENSWFNTEGFSAGASYVWDGGYFGLAYSGFDTDYGSPVEKEVSIDMRQRRWDFHGAFYEPLQGIREIKYRFATSNYEHTEFEGPDPGTTFTNDGYDGRVELSHEKWGPLQGTFGYQVQRSDFEAVGDEKFLPHVLTHGHSAFLFEEMELSDHWRLEGGLRYDHTNAKASADVDFGPDRERNFDTLSGSLGIVFTPNDNYKVALSASWTERAPTYQELYAGGPHVATGAFEVGDDGLRTEKSLGFDLSFRKVTGSVTGAVTVFYNRFNDYIGLFPTGGVSLGGLPIYAYQATDAEFFGAEVETTFHLLGPVIAGETAEDHLNVDLRADYVQANDRKTGDPLPRISPFHASAALDYKKGAFGARLESVFSAHQAETADNELPTDSYVMFNAVLSYTITSGPVTTDLYIKGVNLTDEEAREHTSFLKDSVPLHGRGVVAGVKVNF, from the coding sequence ATGAGAGTCAGCGGCACCACCTCCATGAAGATCTCCCGTTTCCTGATGTTCATCCCCGCCGCGTTCCTGGTGCCCTCGGTGGCATCCGCTCAGACCACCCCGGAAGCTCCGGAACTGGGGGAGATCACGGTGAGTGCCAGCAGGCTCGGGGAAAGCGCGTCCGATCTGGCGCAGCCGGTCACCGTGCTGGAAGGGAGGGACCTTCTCCTCAACCTTGAGGCAACCCTCGGCGAAACGCTGGCGACGCAGCCCGGCGTCCGTTCGACCTACTTCGGCCCGGCGTCCAGCCGCCCGGTGATCCGTGGCCTGGACGGCGACCGCATCCGGGTGCTGCAGAACGGCCTCAACACCATCGATGCCTCCGCGACGAGCTTCGACCATGCGGTGAGCTTCGATCCGGTGAGCGTCTCGAAGATCGAGGTCGTCCGCGGCCCGGCGACCGTGCTTTTCGGGCCGAATGCCATCGGCGGCGTGGTGAATGTCACGGACAACCGCATCCCGTCCGAGAGGATCGGCGAATGGGTGAGGGGCAGCGTGGGCACCCGTGCCAGCTCCGCGGACAACGGCATCGCATCGGACTTCGAACTGGAGGGCGGCGTCGGCGGGTTCGCGTGGCACCTGGAAGGTTACAAACGGAACATCGAGGAACTGGAGATTCCCGGCTACGCCCGCTCGAAGCGTTTCCGTGACGCGAATCCGGGTGCCCCGGAAAACGATGAACGCGGAACGCTGGAAAACAGTTGGTTCAACACGGAAGGCTTCTCCGCGGGGGCGTCCTATGTCTGGGATGGCGGCTACTTCGGCCTGGCCTACTCCGGTTTTGACACGGACTACGGTTCACCGGTGGAGAAGGAAGTGAGCATCGACATGCGCCAGCGCCGCTGGGATTTCCACGGGGCGTTCTATGAGCCGCTCCAGGGCATCCGGGAGATCAAGTACCGCTTCGCCACCTCCAACTACGAACACACCGAGTTCGAAGGACCGGATCCGGGGACGACCTTCACCAACGATGGCTATGATGGCCGGGTCGAGCTTTCCCATGAGAAATGGGGACCGCTGCAAGGCACCTTCGGTTATCAGGTCCAGCGCAGCGACTTCGAGGCGGTGGGCGATGAAAAGTTCCTCCCGCATGTGCTGACGCACGGGCACTCCGCTTTCCTCTTCGAGGAGATGGAGCTTTCGGATCACTGGAGGTTGGAGGGCGGCCTCCGTTACGACCATACCAACGCGAAGGCGAGCGCGGATGTGGACTTCGGCCCGGACCGGGAAAGGAACTTCGACACCCTGAGCGGATCGCTCGGGATCGTCTTCACGCCGAACGACAACTACAAGGTCGCCCTTTCCGCCTCATGGACGGAGCGCGCGCCGACCTATCAGGAACTCTATGCCGGTGGCCCCCATGTCGCGACGGGTGCCTTCGAAGTGGGTGATGACGGACTCCGCACGGAGAAGTCGCTCGGCTTCGATCTTTCCTTCCGCAAGGTCACCGGCAGCGTGACCGGAGCGGTGACCGTGTTCTACAACCGCTTCAACGACTACATCGGCCTGTTCCCGACGGGTGGTGTTTCGCTCGGCGGTCTGCCCATCTACGCCTACCAGGCGACGGATGCGGAGTTCTTCGGCGCGGAGGTGGAGACCACCTTCCATCTGCTGGGACCGGTGATTGCCGGAGAGACCGCGGAGGACCACCTGAATGTGGATCTGCGCGCCGACTATGTGCAGGCCAACGACCGGAAAACGGGCGACCCCCTGCCACGCATCTCCCCCTTCCATGCCAGTGCCGCACTGGACTACAAAAAGGGTGCCTTCGGGGCACGTCTTGAAAGCGTGTTCTCCGCCCACCAGGCGGAAACGGCGGACAACGAGCTGCCCACGGACAGCTACGTGATGTTCAACGCCGTCCTCAGCTACACGATCACCAGCGGTCCGGTGACCACTGACCTTTACATCAAGGGGGTGAACCTCACCGATGAGGAGGCGCGCGAGCACACCTCATTCCTCAAGGACAGTGTTCCGCTCCATGGCCGCGGCGTGGTGGCCGGCGTGAAGGTGAATTTCTGA